One window from the genome of Vicugna pacos chromosome 21, VicPac4, whole genome shotgun sequence encodes:
- the POGK gene encoding pogo transposable element with KRAB domain isoform X2 codes for MEFPFPKPDMITRLEGEEESHHSDDWQLQGGTFAENEDSDVKPPDWAGPMNAASQFPPPQHLDGFGLRMPRDITELPEWGEGYPFYMAMGFPGYDLSADDLAGKFQFSRGMRRSYDAGFKLMVVEYAESTNNCQAAKQFGVLEKNVRDWRKVKPQLQNAHAMRRAFRGPKNGRFALVDQRVAEYVRYMQAKGDPITREAMQLKALEIAQEMNIPEKGFKASLGWCRRMMRRYDLSLRHKVPVPQQLPEDLTEKLVTYQRSVLALRRTHDYQVAQMGNADETPICLEVPSRVTVDNQGEKPVLVKTPGREKLKITAMLGVLADGRKLPPYIILRGTYIPPGKFPSGMEIRCHRYGWMTEDLMQDWLEVVWRRRTGAVPKQRGMLILNGFRGHATDSVKSSMESMNTDMVIIPGGLTSQLQVLDVVVYKPLNDSVRAQYSNWLLAGNLALSPTGNAKKPPLGLFLEWVMVAWNSISSESIVQGFKKCHISSNLEDEDDVLWEIESELPGGGEPPKECDAESLTESN; via the exons ATGG AATTCCCATTCCCTAAGCCTGACATGATCACTCGgttggaaggggaggaggaatcTCATCATTCTGACGACTGGCAGCTCCAAGGAGGAACTTTTGCAG AAAATGAAGACTCCGACGTGAAGCCTCCAGATTGGGCAGGCCCGATGAACGCGGCCTCCCAGTTTCCCCCGCCTCAGCACCTGGACGGCTTTGGCCTCCGTATGCCCCGGGACATCACAGAGCTGCCCGAGTGGGGCGAGGGGTACCCCTTCTACATGGCCATGGGCTTCCCCGGCTACGACCTGTCGGCCGACGACCTGGCCGGGAAGTTTCAGTTCAGCCGCGGCATGCGCCGCAGCTACGACGCCGGGTTCAAGTTGATGGTGGTGGAGTACGCCGAGAGCACCAACAACTGCCAGGCGGCCAAGCAGTTCGGCGTGCTGGAGAAAAACGTCCGCGACTGGCGCAAGGTGAAGCCGCAGCTGCAGAACGCCCACGCCATGCGGCGCGCCTTCCGGGGCCCCAAGAACGGGCGCTTCGCTCTGGTGGACCAGCGAGTGGCGGAGTACGTCCGCTACATGCAGGCCAAAGGGGACCCCATCACCCGGGAGGCCATGCAGCTGAAGGCGCTCGAGATCGCCCAGGAGATGAACATTCCAGAGAAAGGGTTCAAGGCCAGCCTGGGTTGGTGCCGAAGAATGATGCGAAGGTATGACTTGTCTCTGCGGCATAAGGTGCCGGTGCCCCAGCAGCTGCCCGAAGACCTGACGGAGAAGCTCGTCACTTACCAGCGGAGCGTCCTGGCTCTGCGCCGGACGCACGACTACCAGGTGGCTCAGATGGGAAATGCAGACGAGACGCCCATTTGCTTGGAGGTGCCATCGAGGGTGACTGTGGACAACCAGGGTGAAAAGCCGGTCTTGGTCAAGACGCCCGGCAGGGAGAAACTGAAAATCACAGCCATGCTGGGAGTCTTGGCTGATGGGAGGAAGTTACCTCCATACATCATTCTGAGGGGCACGTACATCCCCCCGGGGAAGTTCCCCAGTGGCATGGAAATCCGCTGCCACCGATATGGCTGGATGACGGAGGACTTGATGCAGGACTGGCTGGAAGTGGTGTGGAGGCGGAGGACGGGCGCAGTGCCCAAGCAGCGGGGGATGCTGATCCTCAACGGCTTCCGGGGCCACGCCACCGATTCGGTGAAGAGCTCCATGGAGAGCATGAACACCGACATGGTCATCATCCCGGGGGGCCTGACCTCACAGCTGCAGGTGTTGGACGTGGTGGTCTACAAACCGCTGAATGACAGTGTCCGGGCCCAGTACTCCAACTGGCTCCTAGCGGGGAACCTGGCGCTGAGCCCCACCGGGAACGCCAAGAAGCCGCCCCTTGGGCTCTTTCTGGAGTGGGTCATGGTGGCGTGGAACAGCATCTCAAGTGAATCCATTGTTCAGGGCTTCAAGAAGTGCCACATCTCCAGCAACTTGGAAGACGAAGATGATGTGCTGTGGGAGATCGAGAGCGAGTTGCCAGGAGGAGGGGAGCCGCCCAAAGAGTGTGACGCGGAGAGCCTGACCGAGAGCAACTGA
- the POGK gene encoding pogo transposable element with KRAB domain isoform X1 produces MESTAYPLNLTLKEEEEEEEIQSRELEDGPTDMQKVRICSEGGWVPALFDEVAIYFSDEEWEVLTEQQKALYREVMRMNYETVLSLEFPFPKPDMITRLEGEEESHHSDDWQLQGGTFAENEDSDVKPPDWAGPMNAASQFPPPQHLDGFGLRMPRDITELPEWGEGYPFYMAMGFPGYDLSADDLAGKFQFSRGMRRSYDAGFKLMVVEYAESTNNCQAAKQFGVLEKNVRDWRKVKPQLQNAHAMRRAFRGPKNGRFALVDQRVAEYVRYMQAKGDPITREAMQLKALEIAQEMNIPEKGFKASLGWCRRMMRRYDLSLRHKVPVPQQLPEDLTEKLVTYQRSVLALRRTHDYQVAQMGNADETPICLEVPSRVTVDNQGEKPVLVKTPGREKLKITAMLGVLADGRKLPPYIILRGTYIPPGKFPSGMEIRCHRYGWMTEDLMQDWLEVVWRRRTGAVPKQRGMLILNGFRGHATDSVKSSMESMNTDMVIIPGGLTSQLQVLDVVVYKPLNDSVRAQYSNWLLAGNLALSPTGNAKKPPLGLFLEWVMVAWNSISSESIVQGFKKCHISSNLEDEDDVLWEIESELPGGGEPPKECDAESLTESN; encoded by the exons ATGGAGTCCACAGCCTACCCTCTTAATTTGACcctgaaagaagaggaagaagaagaagagattcAGAGCCGGGAACTAGAGGATGGCCCCACAGACATGCAGAAAGTCCGAATCTGCTCAGAGGGCGGATGG GTGCCGGCCCTATTCGATGAGGTGGCCATATATTTTTCTGATGAGGAGTGGGAAGTTTTGACGGAGCAACAAAAGGCCCTCTACCGGGAGGTCATGAGGATGAATTATGAAACTGTCCTGTCCCTGG AATTCCCATTCCCTAAGCCTGACATGATCACTCGgttggaaggggaggaggaatcTCATCATTCTGACGACTGGCAGCTCCAAGGAGGAACTTTTGCAG AAAATGAAGACTCCGACGTGAAGCCTCCAGATTGGGCAGGCCCGATGAACGCGGCCTCCCAGTTTCCCCCGCCTCAGCACCTGGACGGCTTTGGCCTCCGTATGCCCCGGGACATCACAGAGCTGCCCGAGTGGGGCGAGGGGTACCCCTTCTACATGGCCATGGGCTTCCCCGGCTACGACCTGTCGGCCGACGACCTGGCCGGGAAGTTTCAGTTCAGCCGCGGCATGCGCCGCAGCTACGACGCCGGGTTCAAGTTGATGGTGGTGGAGTACGCCGAGAGCACCAACAACTGCCAGGCGGCCAAGCAGTTCGGCGTGCTGGAGAAAAACGTCCGCGACTGGCGCAAGGTGAAGCCGCAGCTGCAGAACGCCCACGCCATGCGGCGCGCCTTCCGGGGCCCCAAGAACGGGCGCTTCGCTCTGGTGGACCAGCGAGTGGCGGAGTACGTCCGCTACATGCAGGCCAAAGGGGACCCCATCACCCGGGAGGCCATGCAGCTGAAGGCGCTCGAGATCGCCCAGGAGATGAACATTCCAGAGAAAGGGTTCAAGGCCAGCCTGGGTTGGTGCCGAAGAATGATGCGAAGGTATGACTTGTCTCTGCGGCATAAGGTGCCGGTGCCCCAGCAGCTGCCCGAAGACCTGACGGAGAAGCTCGTCACTTACCAGCGGAGCGTCCTGGCTCTGCGCCGGACGCACGACTACCAGGTGGCTCAGATGGGAAATGCAGACGAGACGCCCATTTGCTTGGAGGTGCCATCGAGGGTGACTGTGGACAACCAGGGTGAAAAGCCGGTCTTGGTCAAGACGCCCGGCAGGGAGAAACTGAAAATCACAGCCATGCTGGGAGTCTTGGCTGATGGGAGGAAGTTACCTCCATACATCATTCTGAGGGGCACGTACATCCCCCCGGGGAAGTTCCCCAGTGGCATGGAAATCCGCTGCCACCGATATGGCTGGATGACGGAGGACTTGATGCAGGACTGGCTGGAAGTGGTGTGGAGGCGGAGGACGGGCGCAGTGCCCAAGCAGCGGGGGATGCTGATCCTCAACGGCTTCCGGGGCCACGCCACCGATTCGGTGAAGAGCTCCATGGAGAGCATGAACACCGACATGGTCATCATCCCGGGGGGCCTGACCTCACAGCTGCAGGTGTTGGACGTGGTGGTCTACAAACCGCTGAATGACAGTGTCCGGGCCCAGTACTCCAACTGGCTCCTAGCGGGGAACCTGGCGCTGAGCCCCACCGGGAACGCCAAGAAGCCGCCCCTTGGGCTCTTTCTGGAGTGGGTCATGGTGGCGTGGAACAGCATCTCAAGTGAATCCATTGTTCAGGGCTTCAAGAAGTGCCACATCTCCAGCAACTTGGAAGACGAAGATGATGTGCTGTGGGAGATCGAGAGCGAGTTGCCAGGAGGAGGGGAGCCGCCCAAAGAGTGTGACGCGGAGAGCCTGACCGAGAGCAACTGA